In a genomic window of Acidobacteriota bacterium:
- a CDS encoding mandelate racemase/muconate lactonizing enzyme family protein: MPVDRIASIEAFSVRLPRDAAEVTGTAGSPAALAASGFDYRWSETSSTLYSVNFEAALVKVTLESGLAGWGDAQAPLAPDVVCLIMDQLLRPAVEDQDFDGSPDTVRSLRNRMYSTMRVRGQTGGFMVDAIAGVDIALWDLAGKARGTSVADLLSSSAPKSRIPCYLSGLPGATNADRVERAREAWDAGFRIFKLFYDRTEEELFDLIDRLRAALGPEVSIAVDALWRLDGDSAGSFCRKLDDRGALWLECPLAPEFPEDHADLAAEIRTPIALGECYRTRYELAPFLASGCAQWLQPDIGRCGITEAAGLARDVGASARIVPHISIAMGPQIAAALQFAAASSNVGLAEYNPAVFSVANRYLHRPLEVDGAEYIVPEGPGLGVEVDESAVRAVAGKVNSTRLA, encoded by the coding sequence ATGCCGGTAGATCGAATCGCTTCAATCGAGGCGTTTTCGGTCAGGCTGCCGCGTGACGCCGCAGAGGTGACAGGAACCGCCGGCAGCCCGGCCGCGCTGGCTGCCAGCGGCTTTGACTACCGCTGGTCGGAAACCAGCAGCACGCTCTATTCGGTGAATTTCGAAGCCGCCCTGGTCAAGGTGACCCTGGAGTCGGGCCTGGCCGGATGGGGAGACGCCCAGGCCCCGCTCGCTCCGGATGTAGTGTGCCTGATCATGGATCAATTGCTGCGCCCGGCCGTCGAGGACCAGGATTTCGACGGTTCTCCCGATACGGTGAGATCGTTGCGAAATCGGATGTACTCGACCATGCGCGTTCGCGGTCAGACGGGCGGCTTCATGGTCGATGCGATTGCCGGAGTCGACATCGCCCTGTGGGACCTGGCCGGCAAGGCTCGTGGGACTTCGGTCGCGGACCTGCTGTCGTCTTCCGCCCCCAAGAGCAGGATTCCGTGCTACCTCTCGGGGCTCCCGGGCGCAACGAACGCGGATCGAGTCGAGCGGGCCCGGGAAGCCTGGGACGCGGGATTTCGAATCTTCAAACTGTTCTACGACCGTACGGAAGAAGAACTCTTCGATCTCATCGACCGCCTGCGCGCAGCTTTGGGACCGGAGGTTTCCATTGCGGTGGACGCTCTCTGGCGGCTTGACGGGGACTCGGCGGGCAGCTTTTGCAGAAAGCTTGACGATCGTGGAGCCCTGTGGCTCGAGTGCCCGCTGGCTCCGGAATTCCCGGAGGACCACGCCGATCTGGCGGCTGAAATCCGCACCCCGATCGCATTGGGCGAGTGCTATCGTACGCGGTACGAACTGGCGCCGTTCCTGGCATCCGGCTGCGCCCAGTGGTTGCAGCCTGACATCGGCCGTTGCGGCATCACCGAAGCGGCCGGCCTTGCACGGGACGTCGGCGCCAGCGCCCGGATCGTCCCCCACATCAGCATCGCCATGGGACCCCAGATCGCCGCGGCCCTGCAGTTCGCTGCTGCATCGAGCAATGTCGGACTCGCCGAGTACAACCCGGCCGTCTTCTCGGTTGCCAACCGCTATCTCCATCGGCCCCTCGAGGTCGACGGCGCCGAGTACATCGTGCCCGAGGGACCGGGCCTGGGCGTCGAAGTCGACGAGTCGGCAGTCCGGGCGGTCGCAGGCAAAGTGAATTCCACCCGGCTAGCGTGA
- a CDS encoding dihydrodipicolinate synthase family protein, producing MQNAFQGVIPILVTPFKGDGKVDVASLLRLVDHLQAHGARDGFGAFGNAGEGYALLPSEKRLVLDALVRHLDGRAPVIAGVGATGTEAAVETCKEAEGLGAAGLMVLPPYYLRPDADGLMFFYAAISDAVGIPIMVQDAPLLTQVVMPPALLARLAREIEHVDYAKIEAPPTAPKITMTLEAAGDTLRLLGGLNGQFMIEEWQRGSQGTMPGSDLISVFCSIWSALENGELESAWRAFQRALPLIRYELQPGLGISAMKHNLVHAGVVENAMVRHPTRSLDEHGLSELEALRKLVGTNSQPCR from the coding sequence ATGCAGAACGCTTTCCAAGGGGTCATCCCCATCCTCGTAACGCCGTTCAAGGGCGACGGCAAGGTCGACGTGGCCAGCCTGCTGCGGCTTGTTGACCATCTGCAGGCGCACGGAGCCCGCGACGGCTTCGGCGCCTTCGGCAACGCCGGCGAGGGCTACGCTCTCCTCCCTTCAGAGAAGCGGCTGGTGCTCGATGCGTTGGTGCGTCATTTGGACGGCAGGGCCCCGGTGATCGCCGGCGTCGGAGCCACCGGCACGGAAGCCGCCGTGGAAACCTGCAAAGAAGCGGAGGGGCTCGGTGCGGCCGGCTTGATGGTCTTGCCGCCGTACTACTTGCGCCCGGATGCCGACGGCCTGATGTTCTTCTATGCAGCGATCAGCGACGCGGTGGGGATTCCCATCATGGTGCAGGATGCGCCCCTGCTCACGCAGGTCGTTATGCCTCCGGCGCTGCTCGCACGCCTGGCGCGCGAAATCGAGCATGTGGACTACGCGAAGATCGAAGCTCCGCCGACCGCCCCCAAGATCACCATGACGCTCGAAGCCGCCGGTGACACGCTGAGGTTGTTGGGAGGACTGAACGGGCAGTTCATGATCGAGGAGTGGCAGCGGGGATCCCAGGGAACCATGCCGGGCAGCGACCTGATTTCGGTCTTCTGCTCGATCTGGAGCGCGCTTGAGAACGGTGAGCTCGAATCGGCATGGAGAGCGTTCCAGCGGGCGCTGCCCTTGATCCGGTATGAACTGCAGCCCGGACTGGGCATTTCGGCAATGAAGCACAATCTCGTGCATGCGGGTGTTGTCGAGAACGCCATGGTTCGCCATCCAACCCGCTCGCTCGATGAACACGGGTTGAGCGAGCTTGAGGCTCTGCGAAAATTGGTTGGGACGAACAGTCAGCCATGCCGGTAG
- a CDS encoding mandelate racemase/muconate lactonizing enzyme family protein produces the protein MKITEIKTFVVDAGWRPWVFVKIETDEGVTGYGECSDGKNPWGVVGVVNDLKPVLMGKDPRAFEMRFWDMIRGSRQSPGGIAAKGIAGIELALLDIKARALGISVVELFGGPLREEVRLYWSHCGTTRTAHYRHVRCEPLRNLSDVGVLGREVVAKGYTALKTNIIFPGEDPFAYFPGFASGPGTTDQAITPQLLDHIVSIIATFREAVGPHIDINLDLNFNFKPEACRRIARALEPYDLLWLEIDMYDPQSIRDIRESTSTPICTGENLIYMREFIPYFELRAADVFMVDVPWNGFSQAKKIGDLAETYQLNVAPHNYYSHLATFMSASLCAVLPNVRIMEADIDDVPWRDDVTTHAPEVVNGHMKIPTGPGWGTELVEEELLRHPWGDKKSMW, from the coding sequence ATGAAAATCACCGAGATCAAGACCTTCGTCGTGGACGCCGGTTGGAGACCCTGGGTATTCGTCAAGATCGAGACCGACGAGGGGGTGACCGGCTACGGCGAGTGCAGCGACGGCAAGAATCCGTGGGGCGTGGTGGGTGTCGTCAACGACCTGAAGCCGGTGCTCATGGGAAAGGATCCGCGGGCCTTCGAGATGCGGTTCTGGGACATGATCCGAGGCAGCCGCCAGAGTCCGGGCGGCATCGCGGCCAAGGGGATCGCCGGAATCGAGCTGGCGCTCCTGGACATCAAGGCGCGGGCCTTGGGCATTTCAGTGGTGGAGCTCTTCGGCGGACCCTTGAGGGAGGAGGTCCGCCTCTACTGGTCGCATTGCGGAACCACCCGGACCGCACACTATCGCCACGTTCGGTGCGAGCCTCTCCGGAACCTGTCGGACGTGGGCGTCCTGGGCCGTGAGGTGGTGGCCAAGGGCTACACCGCATTGAAAACGAACATCATCTTTCCGGGAGAAGATCCGTTCGCCTACTTTCCCGGATTCGCGAGCGGTCCCGGCACTACGGACCAAGCCATCACTCCACAGTTGCTGGATCACATCGTGAGCATCATCGCGACTTTTCGAGAGGCCGTCGGACCCCACATCGACATCAACCTGGACCTCAACTTCAACTTCAAACCGGAAGCCTGCCGCCGGATCGCCCGCGCCCTGGAGCCCTACGACCTGCTCTGGCTGGAGATCGACATGTACGATCCCCAATCCATTCGGGACATCAGGGAATCGACCTCCACGCCCATCTGCACCGGGGAGAACCTGATCTACATGCGGGAGTTCATTCCCTATTTCGAGTTGCGGGCGGCCGACGTATTCATGGTAGACGTGCCCTGGAACGGATTCTCCCAGGCCAAGAAGATCGGAGACCTGGCGGAGACCTACCAACTGAACGTCGCTCCTCACAACTACTACAGCCACCTGGCCACCTTCATGAGCGCCAGCCTCTGCGCAGTCCTCCCCAACGTCCGCATCATGGAGGCCGATATCGACGACGTGCCGTGGAGGGACGATGTGACCACCCATGCGCCCGAAGTCGTCAACGGCCACATGAAGATTCCCACCGGTCCCGGATGGGGGACCGAGCTCGTTGAGGAGGAGCTTCTCCGTCACCCGTGGGGGGACAAGAAGTCGATGTGGTAG
- a CDS encoding DJ-1/PfpI family protein — MDKVLVIVGDATETVDTLYPYFRLQEAGFQPVVAGPEKRRYNMVLHEIGPNWDITREFEGYKIDADIAFRDVVPEEYLGIFFSGGRAPEYIRYDEDLVAMTRHFFDANKPVGCVCHGVEIPAYAGCVKGRRMATVPKCKFDLEVCGGIFVDAGCVVDGNLVSGRTYHDHGQYMGHWIRLLIEAREEQLVQAAAV; from the coding sequence ATGGATAAAGTACTCGTCATTGTTGGAGATGCGACGGAGACGGTGGATACTCTGTATCCCTATTTCCGCCTCCAGGAAGCCGGCTTCCAGCCCGTCGTCGCGGGGCCCGAGAAGCGCCGCTACAACATGGTCCTGCATGAGATCGGACCCAACTGGGACATCACCCGGGAATTCGAGGGCTACAAGATCGACGCGGACATCGCCTTTCGCGACGTGGTGCCGGAAGAGTACCTGGGCATCTTCTTTTCCGGTGGCCGGGCCCCCGAGTACATTCGTTACGACGAGGACCTGGTGGCCATGACGCGCCACTTCTTCGACGCCAACAAGCCTGTGGGCTGCGTCTGTCACGGCGTGGAGATTCCCGCCTACGCCGGCTGCGTCAAGGGGCGGAGGATGGCCACCGTTCCCAAGTGCAAGTTCGACCTGGAGGTGTGCGGCGGCATATTCGTCGACGCCGGTTGCGTGGTGGACGGCAACCTGGTGAGCGGGCGCACGTATCACGACCATGGCCAGTACATGGGGCACTGGATCCGGCTGCTGATCGAGGCTCGTGAGGAACAGCTTGTCCAGGCCGCGGCCGTCTGA
- a CDS encoding c-type cytochrome, translated as MSRPRPSELRSSRKSFATLAAGFCGLLLAVACSPVSDPPKTPSYPLVVGFERFHRNGDAEGPHGGEVLLGELGCTHCHVADEAVAQRVIPRQAPILDGVGGRVRLTYLKDFLSRPQGAKPGTPMPHPLAGWAPEEREAAAEALAHFLASLEQPDPAESAPVASPPEIEQGERLYHTVGCVACHTPFVPAGAMHQAGGGGFSLEQIQIPAPQVPSVPIADQVSRTTLEPLAGFLLDPLRTRPAGRMPPMRLSAAEARAIAAYLLAQGGVLADPQRTSPEGEKIARGRVLFRELRCNACHRLEEEKAAAAPLPRLEELDPEKPGGCLDPSPRKGVPDYELDPVQRAALAEALAGLKGEIVRLDPEAQVRRYLEVYNCFACHQRGDQGGPEAGRAAYFLPVEELDMGNEGRLPPPLTEAGRKLTPEWLRKVLEGSGMVRPYLMVRMPDYGSAAETLADALIRADQDLQLPATDVSGTLHHHRNRYGRRLMGADGLNCINCHGLRGHPSTGMPALDLADSLERLQPDWFKRYVLDPDSSRPGTLMPTFFEGGKGTLTDVLGGDADKQIEAILTYLKELDQTRLPVGMEPEEFFDLVPGDRPILLRTFMEGVGTHAIAVGFPQGIHFAFDALEVRSKLLWRGRFLNAESTWSNRFTPFVQPLSEDRAKLPETMPLAFLESGLSPWPGGMGKRAGYRMRGFRVSPSGEPTFLYSLRGIAVRERLIPSQDNAWFRRTLDLTGDGESVWFLAARAPEI; from the coding sequence TTGTCCAGGCCGCGGCCGTCTGAGTTGAGATCCTCCCGGAAATCTTTCGCAACTCTGGCGGCGGGCTTCTGCGGCCTGCTGCTGGCCGTCGCTTGCTCCCCCGTTTCCGATCCCCCGAAAACGCCGTCCTACCCTCTCGTTGTCGGATTCGAAAGATTTCACCGGAACGGGGATGCCGAAGGGCCCCACGGAGGGGAAGTCCTCCTGGGAGAGCTGGGTTGCACCCATTGCCATGTGGCCGATGAAGCAGTCGCCCAACGGGTCATTCCCCGGCAGGCTCCCATCCTGGACGGAGTTGGCGGCCGGGTCCGCCTGACTTACCTGAAGGATTTCCTGAGTCGACCCCAGGGCGCCAAACCGGGGACGCCCATGCCCCATCCTCTGGCAGGTTGGGCGCCGGAGGAACGGGAAGCGGCGGCGGAAGCCCTGGCCCATTTTCTCGCCTCTTTGGAACAGCCGGATCCGGCAGAGTCCGCTCCGGTAGCGAGTCCGCCCGAGATCGAGCAAGGAGAGCGGCTTTACCACACGGTCGGGTGCGTCGCCTGCCACACTCCCTTCGTGCCGGCTGGAGCCATGCATCAGGCCGGCGGTGGGGGATTTTCACTGGAGCAAATCCAGATCCCGGCCCCTCAAGTCCCTTCGGTCCCCATCGCGGATCAGGTGTCAAGAACGACCCTTGAGCCGCTGGCCGGTTTTCTGTTGGATCCCCTGCGGACCCGGCCCGCCGGGAGAATGCCTCCGATGCGGCTCTCCGCTGCCGAGGCACGTGCCATCGCCGCCTATCTTCTGGCGCAGGGAGGAGTTCTCGCTGATCCCCAACGCACGTCCCCCGAGGGGGAAAAGATCGCAAGGGGCCGGGTCCTGTTCCGGGAACTGCGTTGCAACGCCTGCCATCGTCTCGAGGAAGAAAAGGCCGCCGCGGCCCCACTCCCGCGGCTTGAGGAGCTGGACCCCGAAAAACCGGGCGGCTGCCTGGATCCGTCGCCTCGCAAGGGAGTGCCCGACTACGAACTGGACCCGGTCCAGAGAGCCGCCCTGGCCGAGGCGCTGGCGGGATTGAAGGGAGAGATTGTCCGGCTGGATCCGGAGGCCCAGGTCCGCCGATACCTGGAGGTCTACAACTGTTTCGCCTGTCACCAGCGGGGAGATCAGGGCGGACCCGAAGCGGGAAGGGCGGCCTATTTCCTCCCGGTGGAGGAACTGGACATGGGGAACGAGGGCCGGCTGCCTCCCCCCTTGACCGAGGCCGGCCGCAAGTTGACCCCCGAGTGGTTGAGGAAGGTCTTGGAGGGTTCGGGCATGGTGCGTCCCTACCTGATGGTCCGGATGCCGGACTACGGGAGCGCCGCCGAAACCCTGGCGGACGCCTTGATCCGGGCCGACCAGGACCTGCAGTTGCCCGCTACGGATGTCTCCGGCACCTTGCACCACCACCGGAACCGCTACGGGCGCCGCCTCATGGGGGCCGACGGTCTCAATTGCATCAACTGCCACGGCCTGCGGGGCCACCCATCCACCGGTATGCCGGCCCTGGATTTGGCCGACTCCCTCGAACGCCTCCAACCCGACTGGTTCAAGCGGTACGTCCTGGACCCCGACTCCAGCCGTCCCGGGACCCTGATGCCCACCTTCTTCGAAGGAGGGAAGGGAACGCTGACGGACGTATTGGGTGGAGACGCGGACAAGCAGATCGAGGCGATTCTCACCTACCTGAAGGAACTGGACCAGACCCGCCTGCCGGTGGGCATGGAGCCGGAAGAGTTCTTCGACCTGGTCCCCGGGGACCGGCCCATCCTGTTGCGGACCTTCATGGAGGGAGTCGGCACCCATGCCATCGCCGTGGGTTTTCCCCAGGGGATCCATTTCGCTTTCGATGCTTTGGAGGTCCGGTCCAAGCTCCTCTGGAGAGGGCGGTTCCTCAACGCCGAGTCCACTTGGTCCAATCGCTTTACGCCCTTCGTGCAGCCCTTGAGCGAGGATCGGGCCAAGCTGCCTGAAACCATGCCCCTGGCGTTTCTGGAGAGCGGCCTGAGCCCCTGGCCCGGCGGGATGGGTAAACGGGCGGGTTACCGGATGCGTGGATTCCGGGTCTCGCCTTCCGGCGAACCGACGTTCCTCTACAGTTTGCGGGGGATCGCCGTCCGGGAACGGTTGATCCCGTCCCAGGACAATGCCTGGTTCCGGAGAACTCTCGATCTCACCGGCGACGGCGAATCGGTCTGGTTCCTGGCGGCGCGGGCCCCGGAGATCTAA
- a CDS encoding sialidase family protein: protein MQERNNLSRRQFLATSMAGAAALRASGTVSASGHTYEGLLPAGSGRILAASERGHILTLMNENSGSFSRDGGETWGKPFPLMQQGKPMNVTRNHLVPLKGGTVGMVYAEELSGAPARHADHRVLRFATSRDGGRNWSKGSDIDLPGPGSGSSGAFLQVPFGRLTELSTGRLLLPVYWQFNGLHPETRQAMATGMLDGYSIGLEGHAHRPQMSGCFAYFSDDRGATWQRSKGSIMVWPLPGERSLGGFGGTAEPVVTELKDGSVLMLMRTKVGRFFQTRSEDGGENWHEASPTALSTGDVPCDVDRLRDSGQLLVIWNQTSGDEIRNGYYRSRLSVATSADEGQTWRNFKTVDSSPGLEPAGRISPPPVAHIRVNPKAGKLPSGFFRCHYPSLAFSGDQVLMTYQYDTVEKGKRTRRLKLVRVPESWFLSA from the coding sequence ATGCAAGAGAGAAACAACCTGAGCCGGCGGCAATTCCTGGCAACCTCAATGGCGGGAGCCGCGGCTTTGAGGGCGTCCGGCACCGTTTCGGCGAGCGGACACACCTACGAGGGGCTGTTGCCGGCGGGCTCGGGACGGATCCTGGCCGCGTCGGAACGTGGCCATATTCTCACCCTGATGAACGAAAATTCCGGGTCATTCTCCCGAGACGGGGGAGAGACCTGGGGAAAGCCCTTCCCACTGATGCAGCAGGGAAAACCCATGAACGTCACGCGGAACCATCTCGTTCCTCTCAAAGGCGGAACCGTGGGCATGGTCTACGCCGAGGAACTGAGCGGTGCGCCGGCGCGCCACGCCGACCATCGAGTCCTGCGTTTCGCAACCTCCCGGGACGGCGGACGGAACTGGTCGAAGGGATCGGACATCGACCTGCCGGGACCCGGATCGGGTTCTTCGGGCGCCTTCTTGCAGGTTCCCTTCGGACGATTGACGGAGCTCTCCACGGGACGGTTGCTGCTGCCCGTTTACTGGCAGTTCAACGGGCTTCACCCCGAAACCCGCCAGGCCATGGCCACGGGAATGCTGGACGGGTATTCCATCGGCCTGGAAGGACACGCCCACCGGCCTCAGATGAGCGGCTGCTTCGCTTATTTCTCCGACGACCGCGGAGCGACCTGGCAGCGGTCCAAGGGGTCCATCATGGTCTGGCCCCTTCCCGGGGAGAGGAGCCTGGGGGGATTCGGCGGAACCGCCGAGCCGGTGGTGACCGAGCTCAAGGACGGATCCGTTCTCATGCTCATGAGGACCAAGGTGGGTCGCTTTTTCCAGACCCGCTCCGAAGATGGCGGCGAGAACTGGCATGAGGCGAGCCCCACCGCCCTCTCCACCGGCGACGTTCCCTGCGACGTGGACCGGCTCCGAGACTCGGGGCAACTGCTGGTGATCTGGAACCAGACCTCCGGGGACGAGATTCGCAACGGGTATTATCGTTCCCGCCTTTCCGTGGCCACCTCCGCCGACGAGGGCCAGACCTGGCGGAACTTCAAGACGGTGGACTCCAGTCCCGGCCTGGAACCGGCCGGCCGGATTTCCCCTCCGCCGGTGGCCCACATCCGGGTCAACCCGAAGGCGGGGAAACTCCCCAGCGGCTTTTTCCGATGCCACTATCCCTCCCTGGCCTTCTCCGGCGACCAGGTGCTCATGACCTACCAGTACGACACTGTCGAGAAGGGCAAGAGGACCCGGAGACTCAAGCTCGTGCGGGTGCCGGAGTCCTGGTTTCTGAGCGCCTGA
- a CDS encoding adenylyltransferase/cytidyltransferase family protein: MKIQQPRVPESKVLSRDQMAAECERLRDQKRTIVFTNGTFDLLHAGHTTYLNQARELGDVLIVGLNSDESIRSIKGDKRPIIREPYRSRMLAALECVDYVVLFDEDEPRNLIAELLPDVLVKAEDWAHYVSGRDVVEASGGRVVLAPLVPGLSSSGIIRRIREVFQDREEESR, translated from the coding sequence GTGAAGATTCAGCAGCCACGGGTTCCGGAGTCCAAGGTTCTCTCGCGAGACCAGATGGCCGCGGAGTGTGAACGGCTCCGGGACCAGAAACGGACCATCGTCTTCACCAACGGCACTTTCGACCTCCTCCACGCCGGGCATACCACCTATCTGAACCAGGCCCGGGAATTGGGAGACGTGCTGATCGTGGGTCTCAACTCGGACGAGTCGATCCGCTCCATCAAGGGGGACAAACGGCCCATCATCCGGGAGCCTTACCGGTCCCGAATGCTGGCGGCCCTGGAGTGTGTGGACTACGTGGTGCTTTTTGACGAGGATGAGCCCCGGAACCTGATCGCCGAATTGCTGCCCGATGTGCTGGTCAAGGCAGAGGACTGGGCCCACTATGTGAGCGGCCGCGATGTGGTGGAGGCCAGCGGGGGCCGGGTCGTTCTGGCGCCCCTGGTGCCGGGCCTCTCCAGCAGCGGGATCATTCGGCGGATTCGGGAAGTGTTCCAGGACCGGGAAGAGGAATCCCGCTGA
- the rfaD gene encoding ADP-glyceromanno-heptose 6-epimerase, whose protein sequence is MPVQYIVTGGAGFIGRNLVAALNARGHEDILIVDRLGSDQKWKNLLGLSFVDLVDLGEFRDFMADSTIDELETVFHLGACSSTTERDADYLLDNNYRYSQEVCQWCLSSDVRFVYASSAATYGDGSLGYSDDEARIPHYRPLNMYGYSKQLFDHWAAREGLFDRIVGLKYFNVFGPYEDHKGEMRSMVHKAYGQIVSTGRVRLFKSHRPGYGDGEQLRDFVYVKDAVDVTLFFDDHPQVSGLFNCGTGRARSWNDLMNALFAAMGRSPEIEYIDMPESLRNQYQYFTQADRAKLRSAGYDRPFTSLEEAVRDYVTTYLDPVLGGADPA, encoded by the coding sequence GTGCCCGTCCAGTACATCGTCACCGGCGGCGCCGGATTCATCGGCCGCAACCTGGTGGCGGCGCTCAATGCCCGGGGCCACGAGGACATCCTCATCGTGGACCGTCTGGGCTCCGATCAGAAGTGGAAGAACCTGCTGGGCCTTTCGTTTGTCGACCTGGTGGACCTGGGCGAGTTCCGGGACTTCATGGCAGACTCCACCATCGACGAGCTGGAGACGGTCTTTCATCTGGGGGCCTGCAGTTCCACCACGGAGCGCGACGCCGACTACCTGCTGGACAACAACTACCGTTACTCCCAGGAAGTCTGCCAATGGTGCCTTTCCAGCGACGTGCGCTTCGTCTACGCTTCCAGCGCGGCCACCTACGGGGACGGATCTCTGGGCTACTCCGATGACGAGGCCCGGATTCCCCACTACCGGCCCTTGAACATGTACGGCTACTCCAAGCAGTTGTTCGACCATTGGGCTGCCAGGGAGGGACTCTTCGACCGGATCGTGGGACTCAAGTACTTCAACGTCTTCGGCCCCTACGAGGATCACAAGGGCGAGATGAGATCCATGGTGCACAAGGCCTACGGCCAGATCGTCTCCACCGGAAGGGTCCGGCTCTTCAAGTCGCACCGGCCCGGATACGGCGACGGCGAGCAACTGCGCGACTTCGTCTACGTGAAGGACGCGGTGGACGTGACCCTCTTTTTCGACGACCATCCCCAGGTTTCGGGACTCTTCAACTGCGGCACCGGGCGGGCCCGGAGCTGGAACGACCTGATGAACGCCTTATTTGCCGCCATGGGACGCTCGCCGGAGATCGAGTACATCGACATGCCCGAGTCCCTGCGCAACCAGTACCAGTACTTCACACAGGCGGACAGGGCCAAGCTCCGGTCCGCCGGTTACGATCGCCCCTTCACTTCCCTGGAAGAGGCGGTCCGGGACTATGTGACGACCTACCTGGATCCGGTCCTTGGAGGGGCCGACCCAGCCTAG
- a CDS encoding PIG-L family deacetylase yields MAEPLRILSIGAHPADIFDQCGGTMAHHTARGDWVGCVVLTHGARVHDKVISDSMHGRETIPEASVLEGMIEERSDVKAQEVRRACRLLGVEDLYFFGADDSILLVTEEVVRRLARLLRKLRPNVILTHYPKEGDGVAQPHAITGQIVMHAIHFAHSVDPGDRNPPTKAAQVFFFGTGAAAVPSDVWAARVGVYNDVLIEITDVVDKKLAALDCLESQGYGGAYARKRIETSDGAFGVGGRVAYAEGFIKMNAEVHTYLPVTSHALRVAKESDHEMMRRHSYRVRVD; encoded by the coding sequence GTGGCCGAACCTCTTCGCATTCTCTCCATCGGTGCGCATCCGGCGGATATCTTCGACCAGTGCGGCGGCACCATGGCCCATCACACCGCCCGCGGCGACTGGGTGGGCTGCGTCGTGCTGACCCACGGAGCCCGGGTCCACGACAAGGTCATCAGCGACTCCATGCACGGCCGGGAGACCATCCCTGAAGCCTCGGTCCTGGAGGGAATGATCGAGGAACGCTCAGACGTGAAGGCCCAGGAAGTCCGGCGCGCCTGCCGGCTGTTGGGAGTCGAAGACCTCTACTTCTTCGGGGCCGACGACTCCATCCTGCTGGTGACCGAGGAGGTGGTCCGGCGGCTGGCCCGGCTGCTGCGGAAGCTCCGCCCCAACGTGATCCTGACCCATTACCCCAAGGAAGGGGACGGTGTGGCCCAACCCCACGCCATCACCGGTCAGATCGTGATGCACGCCATCCATTTCGCTCATTCGGTGGACCCGGGGGACCGGAATCCGCCCACCAAAGCGGCCCAGGTCTTCTTCTTCGGGACCGGAGCCGCCGCTGTCCCCAGCGACGTCTGGGCCGCCCGGGTCGGGGTCTACAACGACGTGCTGATCGAGATCACCGACGTGGTGGACAAGAAGCTGGCTGCCCTGGACTGCCTGGAGAGCCAGGGGTACGGTGGCGCCTACGCCCGCAAGCGGATCGAAACGAGTGACGGAGCCTTCGGGGTCGGGGGCCGCGTCGCCTACGCCGAGGGTTTCATCAAGATGAACGCCGAGGTCCACACCTATCTTCCCGTGACCAGCCACGCCCTGCGGGTGGCCAAGGAGTCGGATCATGAGATGATGCGGCGCCACTCCTACCGGGTTCGGGTGGACTAA
- a CDS encoding amidohydrolase family protein, which produces MIDGVRVIDFHGHVGANDIMGMVDDPDLMLHTMDSCGIDVSCVFNIYYPDGTTGNDMTARFVARHPDRFVGFAYVCPLMPADSMVAELERAIDTLGLVAIKLYPPFVHWSLEHPIWDPIYEFANERELALIHHTGTEWQAYPKFLGEVAPRFPKVKFVSGHSGNTPVERAQAIAAAQANDNVYLETCSTFRTPGVVEQLVEEGGADRVLFGSDTPLMDPRPQLGKIITARISDEAKRLALGGNAARILGI; this is translated from the coding sequence ATGATCGACGGCGTGCGAGTGATCGATTTTCATGGACATGTGGGGGCCAACGACATCATGGGGATGGTGGACGATCCCGACCTGATGCTGCACACCATGGATTCCTGCGGCATCGACGTCTCCTGCGTGTTCAACATCTACTATCCGGACGGAACCACGGGCAACGACATGACGGCCCGGTTCGTAGCCCGCCACCCCGACCGCTTCGTGGGCTTCGCCTACGTCTGTCCACTGATGCCGGCGGACAGCATGGTGGCCGAGCTGGAGCGGGCCATCGACACCCTGGGGCTCGTGGCCATCAAGCTCTATCCCCCCTTCGTTCACTGGTCCCTGGAACATCCCATCTGGGATCCCATCTACGAATTCGCCAACGAGCGGGAACTGGCCCTCATCCATCACACCGGAACCGAGTGGCAGGCCTATCCCAAGTTCCTGGGTGAAGTGGCGCCCCGCTTCCCCAAGGTCAAGTTCGTCTCGGGGCACTCGGGGAACACCCCAGTGGAACGGGCGCAGGCCATCGCCGCGGCCCAGGCCAACGACAACGTCTACCTGGAGACCTGCTCCACGTTCCGCACTCCGGGAGTCGTCGAGCAACTGGTGGAGGAAGGGGGAGCCGACCGGGTTCTCTTCGGCTCGGACACGCCCCTGATGGATCCCCGCCCTCAACTGGGGAAAATCATCACGGCCCGGATCTCCGACGAGGCCAAGCGCCTGGCCCTCGGCGGAAACGCCGCCCGAATCCTGGGGATCTGA